One segment of Trachemys scripta elegans isolate TJP31775 chromosome 1, CAS_Tse_1.0, whole genome shotgun sequence DNA contains the following:
- the LOC117887145 gene encoding cell surface glycoprotein CD200 receptor 1-A-like — MNCVGKTFCTFVLLTVTVAVIPMDDRVSKIAGSSINLNCSNVSMVDLVAVIWTIRPRTGNHCQLAYRRDLNKTNRTNCSERMDWKYSPETDSALQIRQVTLTDEGCYSCETLTSDGTIIRTYTLTVLVPPVVTLTCDSKGTAVCKAAAGKPAAQVSWDPTGDPRTELENHTNGTVTVLSIYSSKETSITCLVSHPAWNTSQSKECTSDMFLQCFAICAGLLGIFFILVFIFFCKRHCGRICC, encoded by the exons ATGAATTGTGTTGGGAAGACTTTTTGTACCTTCGTTCTGCTCACTGTCACTGTGGCCGTGATACCAATGG ATGACAGAGTATCTAAAATAGCTGGTTCCAGCATTAATCTGAACTGTAGTAACGTTTCAATGGTGGATCTGGTAGCAGTAATATGGACGATAAGACCAAGGACTGGAAATCACTGCCAACTGGCATATAGACGTGATCTGAACAAGACAAACAGAACAAACTGCAGTGAGAGAATGGATTGGAAATATAGTCCTGAAACTGATAGTGCACTTCAGATACGGCAAGTGACACTCACAGATGAGGGATGTTATAGCTGTGAAACTTTAACCAGCGATGGAACTATCATTCGAACCTACACTCTGACTGTATTAG TCCCTCCTGTGGTGACCTTGACCTGTGACAGTAAAGGGACCGCTGTGTGCAAGGCAGCTGCAGGGAAACCAGCTGCACAGGTCTCTTGGGACCCAACTGGAGATCCCAGGACTGAGCTTGAAAATCACACAAATGGGACAGTGACTGTGCTCAGTATATACAGCTCCAAAGAGACTAGTATCACCTGCCTGGTCTCTCATCCGGCTTGGAACACGAGCCAATCCAAGGAATGCACATCAG ACATGTTTCTTCAGTGTTTCGCCATCTGTGCTGGTCTCCTGGGCATCTTCTTCattctggttttcattttcttctgtaaGCGCCACTGTGGCAG AATTTGTTGTTAA